The genomic interval GCCGCTGATGGTTCGTGAGCAGACCCGGCGGTTCGCGGTCGCGTGCCTGGCCGCCGCTGTGGTGGTCCTGGTCGACCAGGCGACGAAGGCGGCCGCACTGGGAGGGTTGAGTCAGGAGGAGCGGATCCCGCTGCTGGGGGATCTGCTCGGGCTGCAGCTCGCGTTCAACCCCGGCGCGATCCTCTCCCTCGGAGCCGGGGTCACCGGGCTGCTCACTCTCCTCGGGGTCGGTGCCGTGGTGCTGCTGGTCGTCGCCGCCGCGCGGGCGCGGACCGGATGGTGGGCGATGGGGATCGGCCTGATCCTCGGGGGCGCGATCGGGAACCTGATCGACCGGCTGTTCTCCCCCCCTGGGTTCGGGGTCGGGCACGTCACCGACTTCCTCGCCTACGGGAACCTGTTCATCGGCAACCTCGCCGACGTCGCCCTCGGTGCCGGCGTCATCGTCCTCGGCCTGAGCCTGTGGACCCGACACCGCCGCTCCCGCGTCAGCGCGGACAGCGCGGCGCCTGCGACGGGCTCCGTGGTGAGCGGGTCATGATGGCGAAGCAGCGGACCTCGTCCGTATACCAGCGCAACGCGTTCGCGCCGGGGCTGCTCGCGGCGGCGGTGTTGTTCCTCGCGCCGGTACTGATGGGCGGGGACTGGTTCACCGTTGTGCTGTTCGTCGCCGCGATCTTCGCGGTCATCGTGGGGTGGTTCGCGATCCAGGCGCGGCAGTGGTGGTGGTTGCCTGTGTTCGTCGTGATCGCCGTGATTTGGAACCCGGTGTTCCCGTTCCCGTTCACCGGCCCGGTGTGGACTGCGGCGCAGCCGGTCGCCGCGGTCGTGTTCCTGGTCGCCGGCGCCCTGATCAAGGTCAAGCGCGCATGATCCGCCGCCGCGTCCTTGCCGCCATGACGCTGGTCGCGGCGCTGCTGCTGGCCGGGTGCACGTCCAGCGACTCGCTCGCGCAGCAGTACCGGGACGGAAGCGAGAAGGGCTACATCGCCGGTGACTTCCAGATCGTCGAGATCCCGGATGCCGACCGCGGGGAGCCGGTGGTGTTCGAGGGCGTCACCGAGACCGGGGAGACGGTGTCCAGTGACGACTACCGCGGCGGGGTGCTGGTGGTGAACTTCTGGTACGCCGCGTGCGGGCCGTGCATCGTCGAAGCCCCGATGCTCGAGGAGGTCTGGCAGGAGTATCAGGACCAGGGCGTCGCGTTCCTCGGGGTGAACACCTACGACCAGCCAGCCACCGCACTGTCGTTCGCCCGTGACAACAACGTCACCTACCCGAGCGTGATCGACGTGAACGACGGACGGGTCAAGCTCGCGTTCGCGCAGGTCACTCCGATCCAGGCCACCCCCACCACCTTGGTCATCGACCAGGAGGGGCGGGTCGCGGCGCGGATCATCGGGCAGTTGGCCAGCGCGTCGATCCTGTCCACCCTGGTCGCCGACACCCTCGCCGAGGACACCTCATGAATCCGGGAGCGGTGATCGTCGACGGCGCCCTGTGGGTCGCGATCCCGGTCGCGATCCTCGCCGGGCTGGTGTCGTTCGTGTCCCCGTGCGTGCTGCCGCTGGTGCCTGGCTACCTCGGCTACCTCGGCAGCACCACCACGACGACCGCGGCCCCCACGCTGGACGGGGGGCGCACGGTGACGGCGGAGCGCGCGCGGCTGCTGCTGGGCGTGACATTGTTCATCGCCGGGTTCACCGTGGTGTTCGTCGCCGTCACGATCCTCGGCGGCACCTTCGGGTACCTGCTGCTGCAATACGCCAATGTGCTCACTCGCGTCTTCGGGGTCGTCATCATCGCCCTCGGCCTGGTGTTCCTCGGCTTCTTCGGCATTGCCCAGCGCACCCTCCGCCCTCGCGCCCAGGGTAGGACCGGGCTGATCGGGGCGCCGCTTCTCGGGTTCGCGCTCGGCGTCGGCTGGACCCCCTGTATCGGCCCGACGCTCGCAGCGATCATCTCTATGTCGTGGAACCTCGGT from Microbacterium aurum carries:
- a CDS encoding signal peptidase II; translated protein: MVREQTRRFAVACLAAAVVVLVDQATKAAALGGLSQEERIPLLGDLLGLQLAFNPGAILSLGAGVTGLLTLLGVGAVVLLVVAAARARTGWWAMGIGLILGGAIGNLIDRLFSPPGFGVGHVTDFLAYGNLFIGNLADVALGAGVIVLGLSLWTRHRRSRVSADSAAPATGSVVSGS
- a CDS encoding DUF6804 family protein codes for the protein MMAKQRTSSVYQRNAFAPGLLAAAVLFLAPVLMGGDWFTVVLFVAAIFAVIVGWFAIQARQWWWLPVFVVIAVIWNPVFPFPFTGPVWTAAQPVAAVVFLVAGALIKVKRA
- a CDS encoding TlpA family protein disulfide reductase; the protein is MIRRRVLAAMTLVAALLLAGCTSSDSLAQQYRDGSEKGYIAGDFQIVEIPDADRGEPVVFEGVTETGETVSSDDYRGGVLVVNFWYAACGPCIVEAPMLEEVWQEYQDQGVAFLGVNTYDQPATALSFARDNNVTYPSVIDVNDGRVKLAFAQVTPIQATPTTLVIDQEGRVAARIIGQLASASILSTLVADTLAEDTS
- a CDS encoding cytochrome c biogenesis CcdA family protein, which produces MNPGAVIVDGALWVAIPVAILAGLVSFVSPCVLPLVPGYLGYLGSTTTTTAAPTLDGGRTVTAERARLLLGVTLFIAGFTVVFVAVTILGGTFGYLLLQYANVLTRVFGVVIIALGLVFLGFFGIAQRTLRPRAQGRTGLIGAPLLGFALGVGWTPCIGPTLAAIISMSWNLGDPARAGLLGLAYSLGLGIPFLILAAGWGWASRSVTFLRRHIRALNIIGGAMLIALGLLMVTGLWTALMSQLQQVVINVPLPL